From a region of the Acidobacteriota bacterium genome:
- a CDS encoding DUF977 family protein, which yields MIRSDTIQITQEILALIARIDEFKGAWRALGTLAPDRLSALRRVATIESIGSSTRIEGSKLSDRDVERLLSNLLITPFATRDEQEVAGYAELMDLVFSSWQDIPVTENHIKQLHQILLRHSEKDTWHRGNYKTNANSVAAFDENGAQIGIVFQTATPFDTPRLMTEMVTWVQEERDAGRLHPLLIIALCVVVFLEIHPFQDGNGRLSRVLTTLLLLQAGYAYVPYSSLESVIEHNKEAYYLALRLTQATIRTDAPNWQPWLEFFLFSLAEQVRRLEKKVEREKLVLASLPELSLRIVEVAREHGRVTMGAAIRLTGAGRNTLKQHFRALVDRGSLNQHGSGRGVWYELR from the coding sequence GTGATCCGGTCTGACACCATCCAAATCACGCAGGAGATTCTGGCCTTGATCGCCAGGATCGACGAATTCAAGGGCGCTTGGCGTGCTCTGGGCACACTTGCGCCCGATCGGTTGTCGGCCCTGCGCCGGGTTGCCACCATCGAGAGCATCGGTTCATCCACGCGGATCGAGGGGAGCAAGCTCTCCGACCGGGACGTGGAGCGCCTCCTATCGAATCTGCTGATCACGCCCTTCGCAACCCGCGACGAGCAGGAGGTGGCCGGTTACGCCGAGTTGATGGATCTGGTGTTCAGCTCGTGGCAGGACATTCCCGTCACTGAGAACCACATCAAGCAGTTGCACCAGATCCTGCTCCGCCACAGCGAGAAGGACACTTGGCATCGTGGCAACTACAAAACGAACGCCAACAGCGTTGCTGCCTTTGACGAGAACGGCGCCCAGATCGGCATCGTGTTCCAGACCGCCACGCCTTTTGACACGCCGCGGCTGATGACAGAAATGGTCACCTGGGTTCAGGAGGAACGCGATGCAGGACGTCTGCATCCCCTGCTGATCATCGCCCTGTGCGTCGTTGTGTTTCTTGAAATCCACCCGTTTCAGGATGGCAACGGTCGGCTCTCCCGGGTGCTCACCACGCTGCTGCTCCTGCAAGCGGGCTATGCCTATGTCCCGTACAGCTCCCTGGAGAGCGTGATCGAGCACAACAAGGAAGCCTACTACCTGGCCCTGCGGCTCACCCAGGCGACGATCCGTACCGACGCCCCGAACTGGCAGCCGTGGCTGGAGTTCTTCTTGTTCTCTCTGGCTGAACAGGTGCGACGGTTGGAGAAGAAGGTCGAGCGCGAGAAACTGGTGCTGGCGTCGCTGCCTGAACTCTCGTTGCGGATCGTGGAAGTTGCACGCGAGCACGGTCGTGTGACGATGGGCGCGGCCATCCGCCTGACAGGCGCAGGTCGCAACACCCTGAAACAGCACTTCCGAGCGCTGGTCGATCGTGGAAGCCTGAACCAGCACGGCAGCGGGCGTGGTGTCTGGTACGAACTCCGGTGA
- a CDS encoding NAD(P)-dependent alcohol dehydrogenase encodes MNRTIGYAAQSATTPLESLSFERREPGSSDVEIEIQYCGVCHSDLHTARNEWMNTVYPVVPGHEIVGRVSRVGSGVTRFAAGDLVGVGCMVDSCGICSDCIEGLEQYCQGGLTLTYNSADKHTRTMTYGGYSKRIVVDERFVLRVPDTLSLPGVAPLLCAGITTYSPLRHWGVDSGKKVGIVGLGGLGHMGLKFGHAFGAHVVLFTTSPGKAADARRLGADDVVISTNPDEMKRHAGSLDFILDTVAAPHDLDALTALLKRDATLCLVGAPAHPHPSPAVFNLIFRRRQIAGSLIGGIRETQEMLDFCAEHGMTSDVEVIPMQDINIAYERILKSDVKYRFVIDLASLR; translated from the coding sequence ATGAACAGGACGATCGGATATGCGGCGCAGAGCGCGACGACGCCGCTTGAATCATTGTCTTTCGAACGCCGCGAACCTGGATCGAGCGATGTGGAGATCGAGATTCAGTACTGCGGAGTCTGCCATTCAGACTTGCACACGGCGCGCAACGAGTGGATGAACACCGTCTATCCTGTGGTCCCTGGTCACGAAATCGTCGGCCGGGTCAGCCGCGTGGGCAGCGGCGTGACGCGCTTCGCGGCCGGCGATCTGGTGGGCGTGGGCTGCATGGTCGATTCCTGCGGCATCTGCTCGGACTGCATCGAGGGCCTGGAACAATACTGCCAGGGTGGCTTGACGCTCACCTACAACAGCGCCGACAAGCACACCAGGACGATGACCTACGGAGGCTACTCGAAGCGCATTGTCGTCGACGAACGTTTCGTGTTGCGTGTTCCGGACACGTTGAGCCTTCCCGGCGTGGCACCGCTCCTCTGCGCGGGGATTACCACCTACTCACCCTTGCGCCACTGGGGAGTGGACAGCGGGAAGAAGGTCGGGATCGTCGGGCTCGGCGGGCTTGGTCACATGGGCCTGAAGTTCGGGCACGCGTTCGGAGCCCACGTCGTGCTGTTCACGACCTCTCCCGGCAAGGCGGCCGATGCACGCCGGCTCGGTGCCGACGACGTCGTGATTTCAACGAACCCCGACGAGATGAAGCGCCACGCCGGCAGTTTGGACTTCATCCTGGACACGGTCGCTGCCCCGCATGACCTGGACGCGCTCACCGCGCTCCTCAAGCGTGACGCGACGCTGTGTCTGGTGGGCGCACCGGCTCACCCGCATCCGTCTCCGGCCGTCTTCAACCTGATCTTCCGGCGACGGCAGATCGCGGGCTCGCTGATCGGCGGCATCCGCGAGACCCAGGAGATGCTCGACTTCTGCGCCGAACACGGCATGACATCGGACGTCGAAGTGATCCCGATGCAGGACATCAACATCGCTTACGAACGCATACTCAAGAGCGACGTGAAATACCGTTTCGTGATCGACCTCGCGTCGTTGCGCTAG
- a CDS encoding putative toxin-antitoxin system toxin component, PIN family: MRILLDTNVLASAFATRGLCADVLRVVLSDHKLVVPEVVLDELRRVLQKQFKVPRPLVAEIEAFLREHDVIPKPKRPGPVRLRDLSDEWVVASALAGRADVIVSGDGDLLVLGDTGPVPVLSPRQFWEWLQPGAKVKR; this comes from the coding sequence GTGAGGATCCTGCTCGACACAAACGTCCTGGCCAGCGCATTCGCCACTCGAGGCCTGTGTGCCGACGTGCTCCGAGTGGTGCTGTCCGACCACAAACTGGTCGTGCCGGAGGTTGTGCTCGACGAACTGCGCCGCGTGTTGCAGAAGCAGTTCAAGGTTCCGCGGCCCCTGGTTGCGGAGATCGAGGCCTTCCTGCGCGAGCACGACGTGATTCCAAAACCCAAGAGGCCTGGCCCGGTTCGGTTGCGGGACTTGTCAGATGAGTGGGTTGTTGCGTCCGCGTTGGCCGGCCGCGCGGATGTTATCGTCTCTGGCGACGGCGACCTGCTGGTCCTCGGTGACACCGGCCCGGTTCCGGTCTTGTCGCCGAGACAGTTCTGGGAGTGGCTGCAGCCGGGTGCGAAGGTAAAGCGCTGA
- a CDS encoding M20/M25/M40 family metallo-hydrolase, whose translation MTIRRSLVFVGLLMSVHLSASELTSAEQQVLKFIDQRREAAVDLLARCVNIPSATENHEGVKRVGELYAAELASLGFETTWVDQKEVGRAGHLVAEHRGTKGTRVLLIGHLDTVLQGEAFRRDGRRGYGSGSSDMKSGNVIIVEALRALHAAGRLTDRQVIVVLTGDEEDTGRPYESSRSALVEAAKRSDVALAFEGYEPGTAVVGRRGFSSWRLEVAGSQGHSSTIFGDDRGSGAIFEAARILQAFHAELREPYLTYNPSVVIGGTEVKYDSATFTGTATGKTNVVPRSVIVEGDMRFLSREQLERARGKMRAIVAANLPKTSASITFEDGMPSMEPTDGNRALLATLDQVSRDLGTGPITAHDPSKRGAGDISFVATLLSGLDGLGGLGAQEHAPGEYTDLEEMAAITKRAALLLNRVLWAPRPAMRQER comes from the coding sequence GTGACCATCCGCCGTTCCCTCGTCTTCGTCGGCCTGTTGATGAGCGTGCATCTCTCAGCCAGCGAACTCACGTCGGCCGAGCAGCAGGTTCTCAAGTTTATCGACCAGCGCCGTGAAGCCGCCGTCGACCTGCTCGCGCGTTGCGTCAACATCCCGAGCGCCACCGAGAATCACGAGGGTGTGAAACGGGTTGGCGAATTGTACGCCGCGGAACTGGCGTCTCTCGGCTTCGAGACGACGTGGGTTGACCAGAAGGAGGTTGGGCGTGCGGGCCATCTGGTCGCGGAGCACCGGGGAACGAAGGGTACGCGGGTTCTGCTGATTGGCCATCTCGACACCGTGCTGCAGGGCGAGGCGTTCCGACGCGATGGCCGGCGTGGCTATGGCAGCGGCTCGTCCGACATGAAGTCCGGCAACGTCATCATCGTCGAAGCGCTTCGTGCGCTTCACGCTGCCGGGCGCCTCACCGATCGCCAGGTCATCGTGGTGCTCACCGGCGACGAGGAGGACACGGGCAGGCCGTACGAGTCGAGCCGGTCGGCGCTTGTCGAGGCAGCGAAACGCAGCGACGTCGCGTTGGCCTTCGAGGGGTACGAACCCGGAACGGCGGTCGTGGGCCGCCGCGGATTCAGCTCGTGGCGGCTCGAGGTCGCAGGGTCTCAGGGGCACTCGTCCACGATTTTCGGCGATGACCGCGGCAGCGGCGCGATCTTCGAAGCCGCGCGCATCCTCCAGGCTTTTCACGCCGAACTCCGGGAGCCGTATCTCACCTATAACCCGAGCGTGGTCATCGGGGGCACCGAGGTCAAGTACGACTCGGCAACCTTCACCGGCACGGCGACCGGCAAGACCAACGTGGTGCCCCGCTCGGTGATCGTCGAGGGCGACATGCGCTTCCTGTCGCGCGAGCAGTTGGAGCGGGCCCGCGGAAAGATGCGGGCAATTGTCGCGGCGAATCTGCCGAAGACGTCGGCGAGCATCACGTTCGAAGATGGCATGCCGTCGATGGAGCCGACCGACGGCAATCGCGCGCTGCTCGCGACGCTCGATCAGGTGTCGCGCGATCTCGGCACGGGCCCCATCACCGCGCACGATCCGTCCAAGCGCGGCGCGGGCGACATCTCGTTTGTGGCCACGCTGCTTTCGGGACTCGATGGCCTCGGCGGGCTGGGCGCCCAGGAGCACGCCCCGGGCGAATACACGGACCTTGAAGAGATGGCGGCGATCACGAAGCGCGCAGCACTACTGCTCAATCGAGTCCTGTGGGCGCCACGGCCCGCTATGCGCCAGGAACGATGA
- a CDS encoding carboxypeptidase-like regulatory domain-containing protein, producing MKRTPANRRRPLRRTAGPSRTRALITLTLVLVAVLGVSARQRTSGQVVAGTAVDATGAVLPRAQVTLTTTSNAAVQTTTTDAAGTFRFEGVVPGRYEIRVSFEGFQPTIAQVTVGSRAPSKVRIMLPLANVKQEVTVSNQAREVSTSAATNSDAVTVDKNLLESLPVFDQDVVATVSRFLDAGSLGNGGVTVVVNGMEVSALVSSFLAHSGPWRPQDSIEQ from the coding sequence TTGAAGAGAACACCAGCCAATCGTAGGCGGCCGCTGAGGCGTACGGCAGGCCCCTCACGAACCCGCGCGCTCATCACGCTGACTCTCGTCCTCGTGGCCGTGCTCGGGGTATCGGCGCGGCAGCGTACGAGTGGGCAGGTTGTCGCCGGTACCGCCGTGGATGCGACGGGCGCCGTGCTGCCTCGCGCACAGGTCACGCTGACCACGACCTCGAACGCCGCGGTGCAGACCACGACCACCGACGCGGCCGGCACGTTTCGGTTCGAGGGTGTGGTGCCGGGTCGGTACGAGATCCGGGTCAGCTTCGAAGGATTCCAGCCGACCATCGCGCAAGTGACCGTTGGCTCTCGGGCGCCTTCAAAGGTTCGCATCATGCTGCCGCTGGCGAACGTCAAGCAGGAAGTCACGGTTAGCAATCAGGCGCGTGAGGTGAGCACGAGCGCCGCGACGAATTCCGATGCGGTCACCGTCGACAAGAACTTGCTCGAGAGCCTGCCGGTGTTCGATCAGGATGTGGTCGCGACGGTGTCGCGATTCCTTGATGCTGGCTCGCTTGGCAACGGTGGCGTCACCGTGGTGGTCAACGGCATGGAAGTGAGCGCGCTCGTGTCATCGTTCCTGGCGCATAGCGGGCCGTGGCGCCCACAGGACTCGATTGAGCAGTAG
- a CDS encoding PIN domain-containing protein, with the protein MSWLLDTDVLSQPAKHHGDRKVVAWLEREKDRCYTSAVVIAQLAYWVRTKQGRQREQLQAWLTRLVEAMQGRIHGFNVSVAHVWAEQEYLLAKAGHRMPVEDSYIAATAHRYGLTIVTGNDQDFRRPGLKVLNPFTELADLE; encoded by the coding sequence GTGAGCTGGCTGCTCGACACAGACGTCCTTTCACAACCAGCCAAGCATCACGGCGATCGCAAAGTCGTCGCGTGGCTTGAGCGTGAGAAAGACCGGTGCTACACAAGCGCCGTGGTGATCGCGCAACTGGCTTACTGGGTTCGCACGAAACAGGGACGTCAACGGGAACAGTTACAGGCGTGGCTCACGCGGTTGGTCGAGGCGATGCAGGGCCGCATCCACGGGTTCAACGTGTCGGTGGCGCACGTCTGGGCGGAACAAGAGTACCTGCTCGCAAAAGCCGGCCATCGCATGCCTGTGGAGGACAGCTACATCGCGGCGACGGCCCACCGCTATGGCTTGACGATCGTCACAGGAAACGACCAGGACTTCCGTCGGCCGGGGCTGAAGGTGCTGAATCCATTCACCGAGCTCGCGGATCTGGAGTAG
- a CDS encoding ribbon-helix-helix protein, CopG family: MPGTLTIRLDKELERSLDRVCERSGRTRSAVIRDALRRQLALSRYEDLRRRVMPFAEARGYLVDDDVVRDIS, from the coding sequence ATGCCTGGAACACTTACCATCCGATTGGACAAGGAACTCGAACGCAGTCTCGACCGGGTCTGCGAGCGGTCTGGCCGCACTCGCAGCGCGGTCATCCGTGACGCGCTGCGCAGGCAATTGGCTCTGTCGAGGTACGAAGACCTGCGGCGCCGCGTGATGCCATTCGCCGAAGCGCGAGGCTACCTGGTAGACGATGACGTGGTGCGAGACATCTCGTGA
- a CDS encoding ATP-binding protein has product MVQRPFWQHRLEQAWRDAPIAWLCGVRRCGKTTLAQSLGSKRTLYVNCDLPTTEDMVRDPQVFFRSVGKPVVVFDEIHQLRDPARVLKIGADAFPKLKILATGSSTLAASKKFRDTLTGRKRTIHMLPVLLEELPAFGVTLNDRLFRGGLPSALLADAKTPAFYREWLDSFFARDIQRLFGFRDINRFNAFFEYVLRQSGGQFEVTSAARDLGITRPTVESHLRALEITHAASVVRPFHGGGQNELAKQPKVYGFDTGMVSFARGWDPLRRDDLGVLWEHLVLEHLQAHFPQTPVLYWRDKAQRELDFVLAHRRNAVDVVECKWDPAAFDVAALRVFRGYYPNGRNYLVTPSGDPTYTRQFGRLDVRVCTPTELHA; this is encoded by the coding sequence ATGGTCCAGCGTCCGTTCTGGCAGCATCGCCTCGAGCAGGCATGGCGCGACGCCCCGATTGCCTGGCTCTGCGGGGTTCGTCGCTGTGGGAAAACGACGCTCGCCCAAAGCCTCGGCTCCAAGCGAACGCTCTATGTGAACTGTGACCTGCCAACGACGGAAGACATGGTCCGCGACCCCCAGGTCTTCTTCCGCTCCGTCGGCAAGCCCGTGGTGGTCTTTGACGAGATCCACCAACTGCGGGACCCGGCCCGCGTGCTGAAGATCGGAGCCGACGCGTTTCCGAAGCTGAAGATCCTGGCGACGGGTTCATCGACGCTCGCCGCCAGCAAGAAGTTCCGCGACACGTTGACGGGGCGAAAGCGGACGATCCACATGCTCCCTGTCCTGTTGGAGGAACTTCCAGCCTTCGGCGTGACCCTGAACGATCGGCTCTTTCGCGGCGGTCTGCCGTCGGCGCTGCTCGCCGACGCCAAGACTCCGGCGTTCTACCGGGAGTGGCTGGACTCGTTCTTCGCGCGCGACATCCAGCGCCTCTTCGGGTTCCGGGACATCAATCGGTTCAACGCCTTTTTCGAATACGTCCTGCGTCAGAGCGGCGGCCAGTTCGAAGTGACGTCGGCCGCGAGGGATCTCGGCATCACGCGGCCCACCGTCGAGAGCCATCTGCGCGCGCTGGAAATCACGCACGCGGCGTCGGTGGTCCGCCCATTCCACGGCGGCGGGCAGAATGAGCTGGCCAAGCAGCCCAAGGTCTACGGGTTCGACACCGGGATGGTGAGCTTCGCGCGCGGGTGGGACCCGCTCCGGCGCGACGACCTCGGCGTCCTCTGGGAGCATCTCGTACTCGAACATCTGCAGGCGCACTTTCCACAGACGCCCGTTCTCTATTGGCGGGACAAGGCCCAACGCGAGCTCGACTTCGTGCTCGCGCATCGGCGGAATGCCGTGGATGTCGTCGAGTGCAAGTGGGACCCGGCCGCGTTCGACGTCGCGGCGCTCCGCGTGTTTCGCGGGTACTACCCGAACGGCCGGAACTACCTCGTCACGCCGTCTGGCGATCCGACCTACACCAGGCAGTTCGGGAGACTGGACGTGCGCGTCTGCACGCCGACCGAGCTGCACGCGTAG